TCTAGCGAGGACGCAACGCAGTCCGGCGTGCCGGATCGAAGGCGCAGGCCGCGGCTATGCCGATTGCATAGGCCAGCATGTTCCAAAGCGAAAATACCCGGCCAAGCAGCAGGGCGCCTGCCGTGGTCAGCCGAAACGCGTCGAGCCAGGGCGTGTGATAAAGCCGGAACAATTCCACCGAGATCGCTATGAACAGCGCTGTAAGAGCAATTGCTGCCGGCCGTGACCTTGCGACAAACGGCGCCACGAGCAGATAGACCATCGCTCCCCAGAGTGCCGATCCACCATATTTGACGACAATGAAGGGCAGATCGGCCGCATAGCCAAACCGTCTGAGCGCCAGCCCGAGCGCAATAACCGCAAGCAGGGCTATGAGACGGAGGAACTGCACTCGACGACGATTTTCAAAGACTTCGCGCAAATGACCCTGTCCTATCTGCACCTCAGCCGGTTCAACGGCTGATCTGAAAAGAAGCGCGGCGCTGTCGTGCACAAACAAAAACAGCCGGGCTTCGCAGCCCGGCTGTTTTGTTTCCGCCGGAGCGAAAGATTAAGCGGCGACGGCCTGCTCTTCGGCAGCGACGCGGGCCTTGTCGGCTGCGCCCTTGGCATAGGCATCGCGATCCACGAATTCGATCACAGCCATGGCGGCATTGTCGCCCTGGCGGAAGCCGGCCTTCATGATGCGCAGGTAGCCGCCGTTGCGGGTGGCGTAACGCGTTGCGATCGTGTCGAACAGCTTCGCGACGACAGCGGCATCGCGGATCTGCGAGATCGCCTGACGGCGAGCGTGCAGGTCGCCGCGCTTACCGAGCGTGACGAGCTTCTCGACGATCGGACGGATTTCCTTGGCCTTCGGCAGGGTCGTGACGATCTGCTCGTGGGTAATCAGCGAAGCCGCCATGTTGGCGAACATCGCCTTGCGGTGGCTTGCAGTTCTATTCAGCTTGCGGCCGGCTTTACCATGGCGCATTGCTATTCTCCTTTAATGCAGGTGCCCTTACGCTAAGTGGGCCTGCCGTTTCCTGGCACATGCAGGCGATCGGCCTGCTGTTTGACGGGGAAAGGCAGCCGAAAGAGCCTGCCTTTTGTTTTCTCAGTATTGATCTTCGTAACGCTTGGCGAGATCTTCGATGTTCTCGGGCGGCCATGCCGGCACTTCCATGCCGAGGTGCAGGCCCATGGAAGCGAGAACTTCCTTGATTTCGTTCAGCGACTTGCGACCAAAATTCGGTGTGCGGAGCATTTCTGCTTCGGTCTTCTGAATGAGGTCGCCGATGTAGACGATGTTGTCGTTCTTCAGGCAGTTTGCCGAACGGACCGACAGTTCGAGTTCGTCCACCTTCTTGAGGAGAGCCGGGTTGAAAGCGAGTTCGGTGACTGCTTCCTCTTCGGTTTCCTTCTGCGGCTCGTCGAAGTTGACGAAGACGCCAAGCTGATCCTGGAGAATGCGCGCCGCAAAAGCGACGGCGTCTTCGCCCGTGATCGAGCCATCGGTTTCGATGGTCATGTTCAGCTTGTCGTAGTCGAGAACCTGTCCTTCGCGGGTATTTTCAACCTTGTAGGACACCTTCTTGACCGGCGAATAGAGGCTGTCGACCGGGATGAGACCGATCGGAGCATCTTCCGCACGATTGCGTTCGGCCGGAACATAGCCCTTGCCGTTGTTGACGGTGAATTCCATGCGGATCTCGGCACCCTCGTCGAGCGTGCAGATGACATGCTCGGGATTGAGGATTTCGATATCGCCGACCGTCTGAATGTCGCCAGCCGTGACAACGCCAGGGCCCTGCTTCCGCACGACCATGCGTTTCGCATCGTCGCCATCCATCTTGATGGCGATTTCCTTGATGTTGAGCACGATGTCCGTCACGTCTTCGCGGACGCCCGGAATCGAGGAGAATTCATGCAGCACGCCATCGATCTGCACCGCCGTGACGGCAGCACCGCGCAGCGAGGAGAGCAGAACGCGGCGAAGCGCGTTGCCGAGGGTGAGGCCGAAGCCGCGCTCCAGCGGTTCGGCAACAAGCGTCGCCCT
The nucleotide sequence above comes from Rhizobium indicum. Encoded proteins:
- a CDS encoding DNA-directed RNA polymerase subunit alpha, giving the protein MIQKNWQELIKPNKVEFSSSSRTRATLVAEPLERGFGLTLGNALRRVLLSSLRGAAVTAVQIDGVLHEFSSIPGVREDVTDIVLNIKEIAIKMDGDDAKRMVVRKQGPGVVTAGDIQTVGDIEILNPEHVICTLDEGAEIRMEFTVNNGKGYVPAERNRAEDAPIGLIPVDSLYSPVKKVSYKVENTREGQVLDYDKLNMTIETDGSITGEDAVAFAARILQDQLGVFVNFDEPQKETEEEAVTELAFNPALLKKVDELELSVRSANCLKNDNIVYIGDLIQKTEAEMLRTPNFGRKSLNEIKEVLASMGLHLGMEVPAWPPENIEDLAKRYEDQY
- the rplQ gene encoding 50S ribosomal protein L17 — protein: MRHGKAGRKLNRTASHRKAMFANMAASLITHEQIVTTLPKAKEIRPIVEKLVTLGKRGDLHARRQAISQIRDAAVVAKLFDTIATRYATRNGGYLRIMKAGFRQGDNAAMAVIEFVDRDAYAKGAADKARVAAEEQAVAA
- a CDS encoding DUF2809 domain-containing protein, producing the protein MQFLRLIALLAVIALGLALRRFGYAADLPFIVVKYGGSALWGAMVYLLVAPFVARSRPAAIALTALFIAISVELFRLYHTPWLDAFRLTTAGALLLGRVFSLWNMLAYAIGIAAACAFDPARRTALRPR